The following coding sequences lie in one Asterias amurensis chromosome 18, ASM3211899v1 genomic window:
- the LOC139950290 gene encoding tripartite motif-containing protein 2-like: MSSVEFALSSHFASQLECVICMGKLVVPKLLTCGHTFCLGCLDEILDDNEPRIVCPLCRDVTIVPSEGVDGLTTNFALQSLLESLNLNADEVDEPEDEENESTPKSGEVEDGELTMCELHKEKMKFYCSTCELLICRDCTVVDHPRPDHKCTNLDEAYTWRQQINQKELQLAKGLIKLTKKSRGVLFATVENLNQRCDQVINEIEVCRQEGMKMLNNKDALIKEYQCSLEEHTQDLLDLTQHAKGTTKIDVLDQSKSLVETLSSYRDKRHVMLDTPSKVQYPMFVGAEEEVQGWLRPSGPRKGNAKPKNKKKCSQEKTSEAETDSTKGPNLASIGGMKGGNVPQATYPPLPLMYMQQTSVPGGVSGEPHRGGGGGGGGRGGKSHRGGQGHRGGNQGQGGQGQKRGGGRGGRGGQGGENQRGRGGQAGNKGRGIGHQKNKIF; this comes from the coding sequence ATGTCGTCCGTAGAATTTGCTCTTTCTTCCCACTTTGCCAGTCAACTGGAATGTGTAATTTGTATGGGAAAGTTGGTTGTGCCTAAACTTCTCACATGTGGGCATACATTTTGTCTGGGATGTCTGGACGAAATCCTGGACGACAACGAACCTAGAATCGTCTGTCCCTTGTGTCGTGATGTGACCATTGTTCCATCAGAAGGAGTAGATGGGCTGACTACGAATTTTGCTCTGCAGAGCCTTCTGGAGTCACTCAACCTGAATGCCGATGAAGTGgatgaaccagaagacgaggaGAATGAGAGCACTCCGAAATCGGGCGAAGTAGAGGATGGTGAGTTGACAATGTGTGAGTTGCACAAGGAAAAAATGAAGTTTTACTGCTCCACTTGTGAGCTTCTGATATGCCGTGACTGCACTGTGGTCGACCACCCAAGACCAGACCACAAGTGTACCAATCTTGACGAGGCATACACTTGGAGGCAGCAGATCAATCAGAAGGAGTTACAGCTCGCCAAGGGGCTGATCAAGCTCACCAAGAAGTCGAGAGGGGTCCTTTTTGCCACAGTGGAGAATCTAAATCAACGCTGCGACCAGGTGATTAACGAGATAGAGGTGTGTCGCCAGGAGGGAATGAAGATGCTCAACAACAAAGATGCCCTTATCAAGGAGTATCAGTGCAGTCTTGAAGAGCACACTCAAGACCTACTTGACCTGACCCAACATGCTAAAGGTACCACCAAGATCGACGTTCTGGATCAATCCAAAAGTCTCGTGGAAACATTGTCATCTTATAGAGACAAACGACATGTGATGCTCGACACCCCGAGCAAGGTGCAGTACCCTATGTTTGTCGGGGCTGAGGAGGAAGTTCAAGGCTGGCTAAGACCGAGTGGTCCCAGAAAAGGTAATGCTAAgccaaaaaataagaaaaaatgtagTCAAGAAAAAACAAGTGAAGCAGAAACTGACAGTACAAAAGGCCCAAATCTCGCTTCGATAGGTGGTATGAAAGGCGGGAACGTACCCCAAGCCACATACCCCCCTCTACCGCTGATGTATATGCAACAAACATCGGTGCCTGGTGGAGTATCTGGTGAGCCACatagaggaggaggaggaggaggaggaggaagaggaggaaAGAGTCACAGAGGAGGTCAAGGTCACAGAGGTGGGAATCAAGGTCAGGGAGGTCAAGGACAAAAGAGAGGAGGAGGTAGAGGTGGTCGTGGGGGTCAAGGTGGTGAAAATCAAAGAGGGCGGGGAGGTCAAGCTGGGAATAAAGGTCGTGGCATTGGACACCaaaagaataaaatattttga